The Opitutus sp. ER46 genome contains the following window.
CGCATCGCAGAGGAGAAGGAATAGCGCGCCGTCCGCGATTCGCGCACTGCCGCCGAGCCACGTCCATGCCACCTCCCGCCTCCCCTGCTGGCGCGGAGCGTGCCCCCGCCCCGGGAGCCACGCTGGACCTGAGCTGCATCGTTCCGCTCTTCAACAATCTGGCGCTCAGCCAGGCGATGGTGGAGAGCCTGCGCGCCACGCTGCCGGCCAGACTCGCGCACGAGATCATCCTCATCGACGACGGCAGCACCGACGGCACTCGCGCCTGGCTGGCCTCGCTCCGTGAACCGCCCTTCCGGATGCTGCTGAACGAGCGCAATCTGGGTTTTGCCGCCACGAACAACCGCGCCGCCACCGAGGCCCGCGGCCGGAACCTCGTCCTGCTCAACAACGACCTGGTGCTGCAACCGCGCTGGCTCGAGCCGATGCTCGCCGCCCAGCATTCCCTCGGCCGCCGCGCCGGCCTCGTGGGCAACGTCCAGGTCGACGCCCGCACCGGTGCCGTCGACCACGCCGGCATCGTTTTCAACCTGAAGGCCAAGCCGGAGCATGACCGTCGCGCGCCGTCGCGCTGGTCGCGTGGGTTCGCGCCGGTCCGTCACGTGCCGGCGGTCACCGCCGCCTGCGTCCTGGTCGACGCCTCGCTGTGGCGCGAGCTCGGCGGCTTCGATACGGGCTACGTCAACGGCGGCGAGGACGTCGACCTCTGCTTCCGCGCACGCGCCGCGGGCCGCCTCAACGCGGTCGCGTTGCGCAGCGTCGTCCGGCACCACGTGAGCGCCTCGCCCGGCCGCAAGCTGCGCGACGAGGCCAACTCCGAGCGGCTCGCCCGCCGGTGGGGCGCCGACTTCGTCGCATGCGCCACCCGCGCATGGTGCCGCGAGTACCTTGCCGCCCGACACGCCGAACCCCGCGCGCGCGACGCCACGTTCGTCCGTCGTGCCTGGCTGCACGCCGTCGGCCTGAGCCGCACCCCGCCCCCCGAGGCAATCGCCTCGCTCAACGCCGCACTCGACCTCGAGTTCGTGCGCTGGCGCGCGCTGCTGGCGCAGATCTCCGCCCCGGAATCCGGCCCGCGATAGCGTCGGGATCTCCGCCGTCCCCTCAACGGGCGCTCGGCGCCGACGTCACGACCTCCCGCTCCACGGCCTGGGGGCGCTGGTTGATCGCCAAAAACATCCGGCCGATGTACTCGCCGATGATGCCGAGGAGCACGAGTTGGGTGCCGGAGAAGATCAGCATGCCGGCCATCAGCCAGCCCCAGCCGTAGCTCGGCCCGCGGTCGTTCCACCACAGCCAGCCGACCACCGCGAGAGCGGCGATGCCGAGGACGGCGACGAGGAAGCCAAGGACCGTCGCCACGCGCAGGGGCGCGACCGAAAAATTGATCCACGCGCTGAGCCAGAGCCGCACCAGCCGCCGCAGGGTGTACGTGCTCGTGCCGGCCTGGCGCACCTCGTGCCGCACCGTCATCGACCCGATCCGCTGCGTCACCTGCAGCAGCAGGCCGTCGATGTAGGGGTACGGGCCCGCGTACTTGATGACCTGCTTCGCCGCGAACGCGCTCACGCACCGGAAGCTCGAGAGGTAAAAGCCGCGCGGCTTGTCCAGCGCCCAGTCGGTGACCCGGTTGGTGAACCAGCTCCCGAGGTTCCGCCAGGCGGCGTGCTGCTTCTCCTCGTAGTGGCCGAACACGACATCCAGCCCCGTGGCCTTCGCGTGCGCCCAAAGCCGCACGGCCTCGGCCGGCGGATTCTGGCCATCGTCGTCAAGATTCACGATGTGGGCACCGCGGGCGTGGCGCCAGCCGGTGAGCACCGCGTTGTGCTCGCCGAAATTCCGTGCGTGCTCGACCAGCGTGATTGGCACCCGCGCGTCGCGGACCAGCTCGCGGCACACCGTGCTTGTCGCGTCGGTGCTACCGTCGTTCACGAGGATGATCTCGTGCCCGCCTTCGACTTCGAGCGCCTCGATCTGCGCCACCACCTCCCGGATGGTTTCGGCGCTGAAGTAGAGGGGAACGACGAAGCTGAGAGCGGGGGTGGGCATCCGGGGGAGGCTCAGAGATGGCTCATCCCGTCCGAATTCGGAAGCCGGAAAATGGCCGCGGCGGCGCAACCGATTGGCGGACACGCCGCGCGCACGGCCCGGGCCGCTCAGAGATAGTGCCGGAGTTCGCGGCGATAGTACGCCAGGGTCCGGGCGAGAGCGGTGCGCAGGTCGGTCCGCGGCTTCCATCCGAGCACGCGACCGATCAGGCGGTCGTCCGCGTAGTAGTCGCCGATATCGATCTTGCGCCGGTCGCGAGGGAACTCGCGCACGACGTACACGCCGCCGCCATTCGCCGTGACGATGAGCTGGGCGAGCGCCTCGAGCGTGACTGGCGGCGGCCCGCCGAGATTGAACACGCGGCCCTCTGCCTTCGGGTTCGCCGCGGCCAACAGGAACGCCTCCACCGCGTCATCGACGTAGGTGAAGTCGCGCAACTGCTCCCCGCCCCACACCTCGATCGGCTCGCCCTCGAGCAGCCGCCGGATCCACACGCCGACGAAGGTCTGGCGCGCATCCTTGATGCGCATGCGCGGACCGATCGTGTTCGTCAGCCGCAATGCCGTCGCCCGGATGCCGTGCACGCGCGAATACAGGAGGTGAAACGACTCCCCCGCGATCTTGTTGATGCCGTTCACGTCGACGGGCCGCAGTGGGTGCTCCTCGTCGACCGGCAGGTAATCAGGACGGCCGTAGATCTGCCGTGTGCTGGCGAAGACGATCCGGATCTGCGGATTATGGAGCCGGCACGCCTCGAGAATCGCCAGTTGCGCCCGGCAGTTGATGTCCAGGTCGGTCTGCGGGTCGGTCATCGAGTCCATGTGGCTCGTCTGCCCCGCGAGGTTGAAAAGATAGTCCTGCCCGGCGACGAGCTTCGGCAGTTTCGGCCAGTCGCGCACGTCGGCCACGTGCACCTGGATCCGGCCGGCCACGCCGTCGAGGTTGCGCCGGTTGCCGCCGTACTCGGGCACGAGGCTGTCGACGACGCTCACCTCAGCGCCCAACGCCACGAGGCGCCGCGCAAGGTTCGAACCGATGAACCCCAATCCACCGGTGATGAGGACTCGTTTGCCGGCGTACGCACGGCGGAAGTTCAGAGGGGCTGGCATCCGGGCTCGAGGAAACAGTCCCCGGCCCCTGTGCGCCAACCCGAAAAATTAGGCGGCCACCCGGCAGCCTGCGCGAGCGGGCAGTTTGACCGCCCCCGCGGCAACCGCGGCGGCGCACGTTCAGCGCGCCGGCTCCAGCACGAGCGCAAACACGCACACGCCGAGCGCGCGGTCATCCGCCGGCGCGACCGCCGCC
Protein-coding sequences here:
- a CDS encoding glycosyltransferase, which produces MPPPASPAGAERAPAPGATLDLSCIVPLFNNLALSQAMVESLRATLPARLAHEIILIDDGSTDGTRAWLASLREPPFRMLLNERNLGFAATNNRAATEARGRNLVLLNNDLVLQPRWLEPMLAAQHSLGRRAGLVGNVQVDARTGAVDHAGIVFNLKAKPEHDRRAPSRWSRGFAPVRHVPAVTAACVLVDASLWRELGGFDTGYVNGGEDVDLCFRARAAGRLNAVALRSVVRHHVSASPGRKLRDEANSERLARRWGADFVACATRAWCREYLAARHAEPRARDATFVRRAWLHAVGLSRTPPPEAIASLNAALDLEFVRWRALLAQISAPESGPR
- a CDS encoding glycosyltransferase, translated to MPTPALSFVVPLYFSAETIREVVAQIEALEVEGGHEIILVNDGSTDATSTVCRELVRDARVPITLVEHARNFGEHNAVLTGWRHARGAHIVNLDDDGQNPPAEAVRLWAHAKATGLDVVFGHYEEKQHAAWRNLGSWFTNRVTDWALDKPRGFYLSSFRCVSAFAAKQVIKYAGPYPYIDGLLLQVTQRIGSMTVRHEVRQAGTSTYTLRRLVRLWLSAWINFSVAPLRVATVLGFLVAVLGIAALAVVGWLWWNDRGPSYGWGWLMAGMLIFSGTQLVLLGIIGEYIGRMFLAINQRPQAVEREVVTSAPSAR
- a CDS encoding NAD-dependent epimerase/dehydratase family protein, with amino-acid sequence MPAPLNFRRAYAGKRVLITGGLGFIGSNLARRLVALGAEVSVVDSLVPEYGGNRRNLDGVAGRIQVHVADVRDWPKLPKLVAGQDYLFNLAGQTSHMDSMTDPQTDLDINCRAQLAILEACRLHNPQIRIVFASTRQIYGRPDYLPVDEEHPLRPVDVNGINKIAGESFHLLYSRVHGIRATALRLTNTIGPRMRIKDARQTFVGVWIRRLLEGEPIEVWGGEQLRDFTYVDDAVEAFLLAAANPKAEGRVFNLGGPPPVTLEALAQLIVTANGGGVYVVREFPRDRRKIDIGDYYADDRLIGRVLGWKPRTDLRTALARTLAYYRRELRHYL